Below is a window of Paenibacillus bovis DNA.
CTCACTTGTTTCATTGAATACCTTCTCAATATAATCAACAAATTCAGGTTTCCAAGTATTCCCGTCAGAAAAAGTTCCATGAATTAACCAAGCTTTATTTCCATAAGGATCAATATGAATCAGTGGGTTATTATGAACGTAAGTATAAACGTTCAAACTTAAGGGATTTGTAAGTTCCCCTTCATATGTGTCTTCATTCAAAAATCTCCCAATACTTGGATCATAATATCTTGATTTTAAATAATATAATCCTATCTCTCCGTCATATATCTCTCCAGCATACTTAAACTCATTTGTTACCGTCTCTTTTTGCTGTGTAATGTTCCCCCACTCATCATAACGATAGCTGTTCACGAGACTACCATTTGTTCCAATCATCTGTACGACATCACCATGTCCATTGTACAAATAATAGTAATCCTTCTTATTCGTTTGGTCTTTTTTGACAAGTACCCGGTCACCGCGAATATAGCTGGATGCTGTACCATCAGCAGTTTTGTCAGAGACCACCTTACCGGCTCCATTATAACCGTAGTGGGTAACTTTAGTTCCGGTAGTTTTTTTGGCTCGTAATCCGCCTGGTAAATATTCAAAGTTAGTTTTGCCTTTAGTTGTGGTTGTAGATGTTAATGTATTCTGCAGATCATACGTATAGCTTGCTGGCTCTGTCTCCGGCAGTTCCTGGGTATCACTCATCGTCCTGCGGTTACCACGCAAGTCATACGTATACTGGGTCTCGCTGCCGTCGGCTCTTTTCACTACTGTGAGACGATTTAACTTGTCATATGCATATGTGGAAGTCTGAGCTGCACCGCTCTGCACTTGTTCTTTGATCCCTGTAATGTTGCCGTTGGCATCGTACTGATAGTTATATACTGACAACAATTGATCGCCTTTTGCATTGGTCAGTCGGGACAATCGATTCAGTGGATCGTAGCTCATGCTCTCACGCAAGGTCGTTCCATCCGACAGGGTAGGGAACGTGATACTGCGTACTTGACCGAGCGGTGTGTAGTCATATTGAACATTCGCTGTCTTGGCCGTTGTACGGGTCTGGCCGCCGTTGGTCTGAATCTGGGTTAGACGGGATTTATCGTAGCCATAGTTGGTGAACAGGCTATTGCCATTCAAGCTATTTTTTTGGCTCATGATCCGATCCAGCGGATCGTATGTCACATTCAGCTGTGCATTGTATCCATTGGCTGTCGAGACCAGATTGGTGACCCGATCCAGCTTATCGATGGTACTTGTCTGCGTGGCTGTTTTGGTACCATTCAGGTATAGTTCATGACGATCGGTAAGCAGATTACCGTCACTGCCAAAGATGCTCTTGGTCTGCAGTGTGCTACCGTCTGTCCCTTTCAGAGTGGCTAGAGTATTTTGACCGCGTTCATCATATTGATAATTCGTCACGGTGCCATTGCGATCCGTTTGCTGATCGTTAAGACCACGCTGATTATATGTCAGATCGGTACTGTTACCGGATGGATCGGTCTTCTTGGTCATTTGGCCAAGCTCGTTGTAATCCTTGCTGTACAGGGTCTCACTTTTGCCTGTTGTATCGCTAATGGTTACGTTGGACAAACTGCCCAGCCCGTCGTATCCATAACGGCTCGTCTGATCCATCGCGTCCTGTACAGAAGTCAGACGGTTCAATCCGTCATACGTAAAGACTGTAGTTACACCGCTGCTGTTGCGGTTATTATTCGGATCGATATAAGACAGCACGTTCCCTACTAGATCATACGTATAGCTCTCTCTGATTGGCTGGCTGCGAGCTGATCCATCCTGGTAAGCGAGCATTCCTGTCATATGTCCATATGCATCGTAGGATTGCTCCACATAGTTAAGTTGTATCGCTGTATTGCCCGGGTTGGAGCGATAGGCAGCTACCTGATCGGCTGCAACAGCAAATCGTTTGGCTTTATGCTGAGTCAGCTCGGCTTTATTCACAAACAGGTTGCCCTGGGCATCTGTAAATTCCATCTGCTGGCCCCATGCGTCGTAGGCTGCAGTCTGGGTATTGCCAGCCGGGTCTATTGCATAGACGGCACGCCCCTGATCGTCCGGATGATACTGGGAACGGGTCCAGCCATTGGTGCCATTGTACGTTTCATCGACACGCAGGAAGCCCATACCATCATAATAGGAAGACTGGCGTGTGAGTATGGTCGTCGCACCTGTTGATGTATTGGTATATTGACGGATGCTGTCCACTCGCATCGTCAGGATACCGCTATTAATGCTATCTGCCTCAGTACTGTAAGCACGATTGGTGTAGGCATACTGGTCTTCTACTGCGTACACGGTGCCATCCAGATTAGTGATCGATGGAGAGACAATCCGGGTTGGTCGGCCGAGAGCATCGTAGGTCGTCGTTGTTTTGCGTCCATCGCTGTCTATTTGCTCTGTCACCAGACCGGTGCCGCTATCGTATTTCATCGTCTGACGGACGGTTTGTGTGTTTTTGCCTGCATTGGTCAGCGTCTGGGTCTGTTCGGTTGGATAGGCATAGTTATAATCGGCACCGAATGTTGTCGTGACGCTGGTGTTCATACCATCGCGCACCTTGCGAGTTTCAGTGACTTTTTGGATCTGGTTTGGACCCGATGGTGCAGACTCATAGCTATAGTTGGTTACTTCTCCCGCGGCATTGGTTGTACTTTGCAGACGACCAGAGGTGTTATAGCTGTATTGTTCGCTGATTTGTTTGTTATCGCTTTGATACCATGATTTGCTGAGTGGCAAATGATACGTCGGATCATAGGTATAGTTTATAGTATGACGCGCTCTAGTATCAGCGTTGTTATAGTCGCTTTCCAGCAGGTCATCGGTTTCGGCTGATGTGCCACCCCAGTCGGTATAGGTAATATCCTTGTAACGAGTGATGGTGCCGTTCGCATCCTGTTGAATTGTTTGGATCTTGGTAGGGTTATATTCATAAGTTGGATCAAATTGCTGATAATTCGTTGTAACTGTCTCGCCTTGAGCTGTTTTGGTCTCTTTCGATAACAACAGGTGTTTACCATTGTAATGACTGGTAATTCTTGTCTCACCGGATGCTGTATTACTCTTGACGTGGGCAGTCTGATAATAATGATAGAGACTATAATCCAGTCCACCCCATGAATTAAAAGTATTACGATATTTGGTATAGTCTCCTTCATACGTATAATCAACCTGATTCATTTTCGTTCCCTGGCTTCCGTTTGCAAGAAGAGGCGCATCATAGCGTGAACGAATTCTATATTCTATACTTTCTCCGAAATCAGCTGGCATACGTTCTACTGTCTCATAGTCATAATGCGTAATAGATCGAGGTGAATTGACCTGACTTAATAAGAAATAAGGTTCTTCTACAAAGTCCACTCCACCCTTAAACCTAAACTTCGCATTCACCAGATTATAATCAAAAGTTTGCTTTTCCTGCATATTGTTAGTAATACTTTGCAGTATCGGTACATACCCTTGATCTTGCTGATTTTCGATTAACTTAGCCCGGCTTTTGGTATAGATTACTTTTTGCTGGGGCTGACCCTGCGGATTATATACGGTAACAATGATATTCTCTCCTTGGAACTCATCGCCCTGATTCAATTTGGTCTCATAATCAAACGTGACTTTGCGTCCAAGCGTATCGGTAATATAGGATGGTACGAATCCACCCCAGCCTACGGATACATCGGAGTTCACTTTTCGATCCTGATAGTGGTACGTAATTGTATTACCATACCTGTCTACTTTGCCAATAAGCAAGCCAAAGGAAGAGAAGTATTCCTTGGTTCCATCCAGATGTTTTACCAGTATACATGCTTGTAATTCTCCATTGGAAAATTGCTCATTTTGAGGAATCACTTTGGTAAATACTAAAAGACTACCACTCTCTTTCTTCACCTCGACAGTAAATGAAGAGTACGTATTAAATTCATAGCTCTGTCCTGTGCCGGAATGGTAAACATACTGAACATTATTACAGTTAGGTGATCCACCCTCTATGGAAGGCAATTGAAAAGACCATCCCATCCCCAGATCATTTCGCTCATAAGTATAGCTGCGTTTGTATATACTGGCACTACGTTTTTTGGAAGATTTTCTGGTATAAGGCGAAGTGTCTAAAGAATCATAATGTACTCCAATATTCAGATCCAGACCATCACGTCCCGGCAAATGGATCTGTGTAGCATCCCATGACAAACTTCCGGTTGAAGTACTGATACTTTCTGTATTTTCTGGATTCTCATCATATTGCTGTTTGCCCAGATTATCGATTCGTTGATCATTAATCATATCGTCTAATGCACTTTGCAGTGCTGCCGACAGCGTCATTGCAGGAGCGCTGGAATCATCAGCTGTCAATCCTCGTATCGCATGTAGACCTTGTGTAGAGAGCACTGGTCCATATGTATCATCCTGTACGTTTCTGTATACATCTTCCGTAACTGATGTTTTGCTGTATTGTTGCTCCAGTTCTGCCCATTTTATTTTCTGCTCCTGGTAATCCTGCCATATCTGATCGCCATCTCTGCCTGTGAGGCGATACAGATATTCAATCCAGTAAATATCAACAGGCTCTGCTCCATCTTTGAGCAGCAGATAAATCTTTTCTTCTCCCAGTTCAGTGATTGCTTCTGGTTCTGGAAGTCCCGCAATCTCCGATTGAATAGCAAAGGAATTCATGTGAAAGTTAGTTTCCGGGTAATCCAGCTGCTTGATCTTCGCTTCCAATGCGTCCATTTCAGGATCAGTTTCTTCGTATACATCTCCATATACACTTTTGGCAACTGTCGTCCATTGGTCTGGATCTGTATCCTGTGCCGCTGCAGTGCGGCTTGGTGGTTGAACGGAAGAGAGTGTTTCTTTGGATACAGATTTCGCAGCTGCATATGCTGGTGCTCCAATCATCTCCAGCACCAGCATTAAGCTGAGTATCCACACTACCGGAACTTTTAATCGCTTGATTGTATTCACTTATTTATCCCCTTCGAATCTCTTTTTATTTTTTGTTGGCTGCATGTAAATTAGCAGTGTAATTCCCTTTTTCTACTTTTTTATTCAGCAGATTACCGTTCTTATCATAGATGTATGTAACTTTCTGAGTTGCTGTGTAGGTAGTTATTAATCTGCCATTAACATCATATTCATATACTCTGGTAGATGCAGCAGATGCCGTAAGTACAGCAGAGAATAAGATACTTACCGAAAATAAAACTATTGCAATTTTCCGAAGATAATTTTGAATCATACGAAATCCCTCCTTTCTTATGAGTATGGACGTGTAAATTGGAGCAAAATCAACCATACGTGAATATATAATGTATTAAAAGCCACTCATCCCCTTACAGCGTCTTACAGAAGATTATAAGGCTAGTTTACAAAAATGGGAATTATATATATTGATAAACTTTTATACTTTTTATTTCAATAATTGTACATTCTTCTTCAGATCTAATGACCATATAAAAAAAACCGCTGATTAGAGAATCAGTGGGTTTTTCTACATTGTATATATTCTATTATTTTCTACTTTGCCTGTCCGGCTGTCCATCTCGACTGCACCGTATACAGTACAATTACAACTACAACGAGCAGCGCCAATCCAGAGAAAATATTGCTAAACGTATACGCCTCGCTGAACAGCGCGGCCGGATTCAGATGGAATCCCTGGGCATCGGTATCAATGACTTTGCCAATAATACTCGTCGCCATCGCGCCGGCGATAAAGTTCAGCAGGGAGAACATGCCCATCCCTACGCCTACCTGATCTTTGGTCAGTGTACGGGAGATGGTATTGGACATGGCAATCTGCATAAAGGTCTGTCCCACATTACCGAAGATCAGCAGGAACAGGACTACATATGGCGAGATGCCTACCATGATCGATAAGGTGACAAAACAGATAAAGATCAGCGTCGTAGCAATATACACCAGGTACGAATTACCTTTGCGATCCGCTAATTTACCGCCCTGGCGCCCCAGAATTGCCGAGCAGATCGCTGCCGGGAACATGATCAGGCCAATAATAGCTGGCGATAGTCCATTCAGACTGGACAGAAACTGTGGTGTCAGAAACGGCAATCCAAAGCTCATTCCTGTCGCCAGAAAGGCAATAAACAGACTGAACGAATACTGTCGATTGCGGAACAGCTTGGGCTGGATAAAGGGCTCTTTGGCTGTACGAATACGAATAATGAACAGTACGAGCAGAATAATGCCTATCACCAGACTAATCCAGTTGCTCTGGGAAATAGACAGCAGCAGCAGAGCCACCGTTCCTCCAAGCAGTCCGCCGCCAAGAAAGTCGATCTTCTGCGCAGTGCCTCTGGCATCATCCAGATATTTACGGAAAAATGGCAGAGCGATCAGCGGCAGAATAGACAGCAGGAATAGAAAGCGCCAACTGGCAAAGCTGGTCACGAGTCCTGCTACAATCGGGGCAATGGCAGTACCAAGTGCCAGACCGACTGCTGTCATCCCGAGCGCTGCACCGCGCTTTTCCTGCGGGAAGTAGCGAACGGGCACAATCATCGCTGTAGCCGGAATAACAGCTGCTCCTGCTGCCTGAAGCACGCGACCCAGAATCATCATCCAGAAATGAGTAGCGGTCAGACCGACGATTGAACCGAGTGCGAAGAAGATCAGACCGAATGTCAGCAGATCCTTGAGACGATATTTATCCGCCAGCTTGCCATAGGTGACAGAGCCGACAGCATAGACGATCATATACGCGGTCAGCAGCCAGCTAACCTCGGATGCGCCGATATGGAACTCCTGGCTGATGATCGGCATCACTACATTGAACATGGAGGCATTCATGACGGAGAATACCAGCGTAAAAGCGAGCACCCGCATCAATTTATCGCCGTTTGGATAGGCTTGTTGTTCCTGATTCATGAGGGGATAGATTCCTTTCTGTCATTCAAAATGGATATACACTTACGCTGTAGACAAACAAGCGCATTATAAGCTTGTCAAGATGGATGGTAGACCTGATGTAATTTGGATAATAATCCGGTAAGCTGCTGAAGCTCCTCTGCAGTCAGGGCACTGCGGGAACGCAGCTTGACCTCTTCTACCGCAGCATGAGCGGCCTGGTGAATCTGCTGACCGGATGCAGTCAATTCATTCTGGCGCATACGTGCATCTTCCGGATGGCTACGGCGAATAACCCAGCCTTTTTTCTCCATGCCGTTCATCAGGCTGGTCACGCTGGATTTCTCGATCATCAGCTGTTGTTCCAGTTCTCGGTTGGTCAGACCAGGTGATTGGGATAGAGCATACAGCGCCTGTCCCTGCTGAGGCGTCAGTCCCAGCGGACGCAGTACAGTCTCAATCTCGCGCCGGATCATAATATATAGTACTTTGACGATATGAGCAGGACTGTCCATCATCTCGCTGGAAGGTACAGTACGGGAATCCATAAGTAATCATTTCTTCCTTTCCGGCATGCTATTTCAAATCTACATAACACACGGTATTAGTTCGAACTCGAACCAATATTAGTTTAGTCCGCAACTATTGTCAATACAATGGATAAGATTTTACATTGTAAAATTCAAACAAAAAGCACGGATACCGATAAATCCCGGCTTCCGTGCTTCGTTTGAAACACAAATGTATAGTTTGGATCAAAAACAGGAATATTCTACACCTGGCATAACAGTTTGTACCTATACTATCCACATTTACTATCTACATTGAGATAGTTTCGACCCAGCCCATACTACTTCTGCAAAAAGATAAATAAAAGCAGATATTTGCTATAGCTATGATAGTTTACTTCTATCGACTATGCATGGCTTACGAATATACTGTTATCAGCTCGGCTCCACCCTGCTCGCAGTCGGACTCTTCAAATTTACTTATGGCTTATTTTAGATAATACCGTCCTATGCCTTACTCTATCTACATCCTGCCCTATGTCTCGTTCAGCAGCGCCTGGGCAGTAAACTGGTCAGTAACCAGAATATTCGCATACTTGCCTACCAGTGCCGCTTCAATCGCTTCGATCTTGCGCTGACCACCGGTCACGAGGATCGATTTTTCTTTTTTACGCAGATCGGGCAGATCAATCCCTACCGTCCGGTCATTGATCGCCGGGCTGCAGATATTGCCATCCTTGTCGAAGAAACGGGAGCAGATATCGCCTACACCAGTACGCTGCAGCAGCTGCTGTTCTTCCTTGTTAAAATAGCCCAGCCGGAACAGCAGCGCATCTTCTTTGACCGTACCGACTGTGAACATGGCGATATTCGCCTGTCGGCCCAGTTCGATAATACGCTGGATATGGCGATCTTCCTCGACCATGCGTTTGACTTCAATATTATCGAAAATAACAGGCAAAGGCAGATAGCGTGCGCTCGTATGATACGCTTCGGCGAACAGATTCACCGTCTCGGCTGCATACGTATTCACGTGAGAATGACTAACTCCACCCTTGAGCTGAACGACCTCTACCCCGCGTACCTGCTTCTGCTCCAGCTGACGGGCGACCGAGTACATGGTCGTTCCCCAGGTTACGCCTATAATATCCGAATCCTGTACAATCTCATGCAAATAATCTGCTGCCCGCTTGCTGATATGCTTTTGAATCTCCTTGTATTCGTTAACCGGAGAATAGCATACATGCACGGTATCCAGCTTGTACTTGCGTTTGAGCTGCTCGGCGAGCTCATCCAGATCTTCCAGCGGATCGACAATATTGATCCTCACATAACCTTTTTCCTTGGCATACTGCAGCAGGCGGGATACCGTTGGACGGGACACGCCGAGTCGTGACGCTATCTCCTGCTGGCTGTAATCAGATAAGTAGTATAACCGGGCGGTCTCGATGCTGAGCCGCTGTTTCTCATGATCCATCGTTTCATCCCACATCTCTATCGTGATCTTGTCTGTGCCCTTACATGCACAGATACCGTTTACATATTATACATTTTTCCCAAAATAATTACGATGGTCGGATGCCAAGCATTTCGTGCAGATCGGTATGATGATGTTTACTTGTTTCCTGCTGCTGTACAGTGTCTTTTCACTTCTGAATAGATCTCAAAGTATATTTATCTCTTGTAACAGTGAATTTTCCAGCTTTATTTATATTGTGAACTTTAAATGAATATTATGGAATTTCGTCTTTTTAACGTTTGCAGTGGAACATTTAGGGTATTGGTACTATAGGCTTTGTTTTTCTCAATACAGTTTTTTGCAATACAATGATGGCGTATTCATTTGGAACAGAATAGGGAACTGCTATCGAGTGATCTAGCTGCTCCGATCGCAGAACAATAAGCTGTCCGATCTGCAATTATCTGTACAGAAGAAAAAAGTCAAAACAACTGAATACTGGAGGTATGATTATGTTCACACGTCTTGACCAGATTATGATCGAAATACCGGATGTGGACCGTCCCGACCCTAATGCAGCAGCTGCTGTACAGGAGCTGCTGGGCGGCAAATTCGGCGAAATGTCGACTCTGAACAATTATCTGTACCAGTCTTTTAACTTCCGCAACAAGACCAAGCTCAAGCCATTCTACGATCTGGTAACGAGTATTACCGCCGAAGAACTGGGTCATGTCGAGCTCGTCGCTCACGGGATTAACAAGATTCAAGCCGGCTCAACTTCGTATAAGCAGCCGGATGATACCCCTCTTGATTCAGTAAAAAATGCAAGGCTGAGTTATCCATACCTCGCTGGCGCCCAGGGTGCTATGCCGCGTGACTCCATGGGCCGACCATGGACAGGCGACAATGTGTTCAACAGCGGTAATCTGGTAGAGGATCTGCTGCACAACTTCTTCCTGGAGTGTGGTGCCAGAACACATAAGATGAAAGTGTATGAAATGACTGATCATCCGGCTGCCCGCGAAGTCGTAGGCTTCCTGCTGGTTCGCGGTGGTGTGCACGTTGTAGCGTATGCCAAAGCTCTGCAAATGGCTACCGGCGTGGATGTCACCAAGCTCGTACCTGTTCCTTCATTAAGCAACAAAGCATTCAATGAAGCACGTAAATACGAGGACAAAGGTGTTCATACCAAGCTGTATACTCACAGCACCGAAGACTTCAAAGCGATCGACCAGATCTGGAAAGGTACTCATCCGGAAGATGGTTTGCCACTGGAAGTCATCCATGGCTTCCCTGAAGGTGTGCCTGTACCCGAGTATCCGGAAGTGGAAGAAGAGTTTGCACCAGGCATTTCCCAGGAAGATTTTGCCGAGATTGCCAAACGACTCAAAGCAAACGGCAATATTAAATAAATCCGTATTTACAAGCCTGTACCCTTGTTGGTACAGGCTTTTTTATGCGCTGGCATGATGCCTGACAACCAATTTATTTATTAAATTTTTAACATACGGTTTAATTTGGTTATCAGTGGTTAATAAATAGACGTGAAGAGATAATCGAATACATTTTCCAAACTAACTTACCAGTTTCACGGATATCCATAAGTTATCTTGAAAAATTATTCGAACATCTTAATAAAGATATTGACTTACTTAGGAGGAGAACATTATGGGATTCATTTGGTCATTAATCGTAGGTGGTATTATTGGTTGGATCGCAGGCATGATCGTAGGCCGCGATATTCCGGGTGGTATCATTGGTAATATTATCGCAGGTTTCATCGGTGGTTGGTTGGGTAACATGCTGCTGGGTCACTGGGGCCCGGAAATCGGTGGATTCTTCGTTATCCAATCGATTATCGGTGCAGTCATCCTGGTATTCATTGCTAGCATGATCTTCCGTTCGATGCGTCGCACACGCAGCTAATTACTGCTTACCTCGTTAATCGAATACACCATTCAGGAACAGCAACGTTCCTCAATAAAAAGCCCGCTCTTATGCAGAGCGGGCTTTTTGCTGTATAAGACGACCGGATAAATTTAACTAATCAAAATGTCAATCGCAGCGACCGGAAAAGGGTAATCATTAGGTATGCAAATCATAGAAAAAGGATGGTGAATATGAACCTTATTGATGGCTTGATACAATGGTATTATAACGTGCGCTGGATCGATCTGTTCGTATCCATCGTCATTTTGGTTTTATTTCTGTTATTTCGCAAGTTGTTTACCCGATATCTGTTTGCATTTGTAATCGGGCGCTTCAAAAATCATCCGGCACTGATTCGCTGGGCCGAAGCATTTGAGAAGCCGCTGCAGTATTTCTTTATCCTGATCGGTACATATGCGGCACTGCGCTACTTTATGCATGAGCAGTGGAGCTTTGTGATTGATATCAACCGGATTTATCGCAGCATCAGCGTGGTCCTGCTGGGCTGGGGATTCTATAATGTATCTGCTGCCTCTTCGATCCTGCTGGAAGGTGTAGGCAAGAAGTTCGGTCTCGATGCGACCAGCATGATTATTCCCTTCCTCTCCAAATTGATCCGGTTTATCGTGGTGGTGCTGGCGGTGACCAGCATCGGTGCAGAATGGGGATTCAGCATTAACGGGGTAGTCGCCGGTATGGGTCTGGGTACGCTCGCTATTTCACTGGCTGCCCAGGAATCGCTCAGTAACATCATTGCCGGGATCGTGATTATTCTGGAAAAGCCTTTTTCCAAAGGAGACTGGATCTCCACACCGGATATTGAAGGCATCGTAGAGGATATTACATTCCGCAGCTCCAAAATACGTACATTTACCGATGCTCTGGTGATTGTGCCAAATTCCAAGCTGGCGTCATCTGCGATTACGAACGGCAGCCAGATGGGCAAACGCAAAATCTTTTTCAATATCAAGCTGTCGCTGCAGACGCCGGGAGACCGTATTCAGCGAATCGTCGATCGTCTGACTGAACATCTGGAAAATGACGAAGCTGTCGCGCCAGGATCAGTGATGGTCAAATTCAATGAATTCTACGAAAGCAGTCTGGGGATTATGGTACAGTGCTTTACCAAATCCCCTGCCTGGGGAGACAATCTGGAGTACCGCCAGAAGCTGAATCTGCTGGTTATGCAGATTCTTCATGAGGAAGAAGCCAAATTGGCTTATCCTACCCATCGTGTACTCGTTCAAGAACCGGACAAAGCCTAATTGCATATTATTCTGCATAATAAAGAAGCAGCCCTATTTTATATACAGGGCTGCTTCTTTGCAGGTCTATAAGATGGAACGTCCTGTACTCCAGAATACGGGTGTATGGACGAATTCCTTGCAGAATTGCAGATATTTCATTTCCTAATGCCTGATGATACGAATAACAGCAAAGACTGCAGGAGATTAACGAGATAACGGCAGCCATTCCAGCACCCGCTGGATCTTGGTATCCCAGTAGCCCCATTCATGCTCTCCCGGCTCTTCTTCGTACGTTAGCGGAATATCCAGCTCCTTCATATGATCCCGGAAACGGATATTGTCTTCATATAAAAAGTCCTCGGTACCGCAGCATTGGTACAACTGTGGCAGTGAAGCAGTCCCTTTGTGGGATGCCAGCTGCTCTGCCAGATAAAACAGGTCATTGGAAGATCCTTTGACTTCTTCCGGCGAACCAAAAATCCGGCGCACCTCAAGCTCGTATTCTTCATCTCTACGATTATACATAGAAGTAATATCAGTCGCTCCTGATAGACTGGCAGCAGCTGCGTAACGCTCTGGCAGGCTCATACCCAGCTTGAGCGCTCCATACCCGCCCATGGACAGGCCGGCTACAAAACGGTCTTCCCGACGATTGGAGAAATGGAAAAACGATTCTGCCAGCCGTGGAAGCTCTTCGCTGACAAATGTAAAATACTTGCCCCCTTGCTGCATATCCGTATAAAAGCTGCGATGCACATCAGGCATCACGATAGCCAGCCCGTATGCCGCTGCGTAACGCTCTATCGATGTGCGGCGCAACCAGATCGTATGATCATCCGATAATCCATGCAGCAGATACAGCACAGGATGCTTGCCGCTGGCAGCATGGCCTTCCATACCGATCTGGGTATGCGTTTCCTGGGGAACAATAACGTTCATGGAAGTAGATAAT
It encodes the following:
- a CDS encoding RHS repeat-associated core domain-containing protein, with amino-acid sequence MNTIKRLKVPVVWILSLMLVLEMIGAPAYAAAKSVSKETLSSVQPPSRTAAAQDTDPDQWTTVAKSVYGDVYEETDPEMDALEAKIKQLDYPETNFHMNSFAIQSEIAGLPEPEAITELGEEKIYLLLKDGAEPVDIYWIEYLYRLTGRDGDQIWQDYQEQKIKWAELEQQYSKTSVTEDVYRNVQDDTYGPVLSTQGLHAIRGLTADDSSAPAMTLSAALQSALDDMINDQRIDNLGKQQYDENPENTESISTSTGSLSWDATQIHLPGRDGLDLNIGVHYDSLDTSPYTRKSSKKRSASIYKRSYTYERNDLGMGWSFQLPSIEGGSPNCNNVQYVYHSGTGQSYEFNTYSSFTVEVKKESGSLLVFTKVIPQNEQFSNGELQACILVKHLDGTKEYFSSFGLLIGKVDRYGNTITYHYQDRKVNSDVSVGWGGFVPSYITDTLGRKVTFDYETKLNQGDEFQGENIIVTVYNPQGQPQQKVIYTKSRAKLIENQQDQGYVPILQSITNNMQEKQTFDYNLVNAKFRFKGGVDFVEEPYFLLSQVNSPRSITHYDYETVERMPADFGESIEYRIRSRYDAPLLANGSQGTKMNQVDYTYEGDYTKYRNTFNSWGGLDYSLYHYYQTAHVKSNTASGETRITSHYNGKHLLLSKETKTAQGETVTTNYQQFDPTYEYNPTKIQTIQQDANGTITRYKDITYTDWGGTSAETDDLLESDYNNADTRARHTINYTYDPTYHLPLSKSWYQSDNKQISEQYSYNTSGRLQSTTNAAGEVTNYSYESAPSGPNQIQKVTETRKVRDGMNTSVTTTFGADYNYAYPTEQTQTLTNAGKNTQTVRQTMKYDSGTGLVTEQIDSDGRKTTTTYDALGRPTRIVSPSITNLDGTVYAVEDQYAYTNRAYSTEADSINSGILTMRVDSIRQYTNTSTGATTILTRQSSYYDGMGFLRVDETYNGTNGWTRSQYHPDDQGRAVYAIDPAGNTQTAAYDAWGQQMEFTDAQGNLFVNKAELTQHKAKRFAVAADQVAAYRSNPGNTAIQLNYVEQSYDAYGHMTGMLAYQDGSARSQPIRESYTYDLVGNVLSYIDPNNNRNSSGVTTVFTYDGLNRLTSVQDAMDQTSRYGYDGLGSLSNVTISDTTGKSETLYSKDYNELGQMTKKTDPSGNSTDLTYNQRGLNDQQTDRNGTVTNYQYDERGQNTLATLKGTDGSTLQTKSIFGSDGNLLTDRHELYLNGTKTATQTSTIDKLDRVTNLVSTANGYNAQLNVTYDPLDRIMSQKNSLNGNSLFTNYGYDKSRLTQIQTNGGQTRTTAKTANVQYDYTPLGQVRSITFPTLSDGTTLRESMSYDPLNRLSRLTNAKGDQLLSVYNYQYDANGNITGIKEQVQSGAAQTSTYAYDKLNRLTVVKRADGSETQYTYDLRGNRRTMSDTQELPETEPASYTYDLQNTLTSTTTTKGKTNFEYLPGGLRAKKTTGTKVTHYGYNGAGKVVSDKTADGTASSYIRGDRVLVKKDQTNKKDYYYLYNGHGDVVQMIGTNGSLVNSYRYDEWGNITQQKETVTNEFKYAGEIYDGEIGLYYLKSRYYDPSIGRFLNEDTYEGELTNPLSLNVYTYVHNNPLIHIDPYGNKAWLIHGTFSDGNTWKPEFVDYIEKVFNETSEKLNWSGENNKKARSDAAEEFAGRIYAWQKDHPNEPVRLIGHSHGGNVAIMVANLLKDKVPVDTLVTIATPVREYQLETKVGQHINVYNERDIVQGDMAGHWWLAGTTLTRKFDNADNIYAKDGEQGTKIESHSTMHSDVKIWKKYIEPVLHKGRYWYSGSGGSF
- a CDS encoding RHS repeat domain-containing protein — protein: MIQNYLRKIAIVLFSVSILFSAVLTASAASTRVYEYDVNGRLITTYTATQKVTYIYDKNGNLLNKKVEKGNYTANLHAANKK
- a CDS encoding MFS transporter — encoded protein: MNQEQQAYPNGDKLMRVLAFTLVFSVMNASMFNVVMPIISQEFHIGASEVSWLLTAYMIVYAVGSVTYGKLADKYRLKDLLTFGLIFFALGSIVGLTATHFWMMILGRVLQAAGAAVIPATAMIVPVRYFPQEKRGAALGMTAVGLALGTAIAPIVAGLVTSFASWRFLFLLSILPLIALPFFRKYLDDARGTAQKIDFLGGGLLGGTVALLLLSISQSNWISLVIGIILLVLFIIRIRTAKEPFIQPKLFRNRQYSFSLFIAFLATGMSFGLPFLTPQFLSSLNGLSPAIIGLIMFPAAICSAILGRQGGKLADRKGNSYLVYIATTLIFICFVTLSIMVGISPYVVLFLLIFGNVGQTFMQIAMSNTISRTLTKDQVGVGMGMFSLLNFIAGAMATSIIGKVIDTDAQGFHLNPAALFSEAYTFSNIFSGLALLVVVVIVLYTVQSRWTAGQAK
- a CDS encoding MarR family winged helix-turn-helix transcriptional regulator, with amino-acid sequence MDSRTVPSSEMMDSPAHIVKVLYIMIRREIETVLRPLGLTPQQGQALYALSQSPGLTNRELEQQLMIEKSSVTSLMNGMEKKGWVIRRSHPEDARMRQNELTASGQQIHQAAHAAVEEVKLRSRSALTAEELQQLTGLLSKLHQVYHPS
- a CDS encoding sugar-binding transcriptional regulator, with protein sequence MDHEKQRLSIETARLYYLSDYSQQEIASRLGVSRPTVSRLLQYAKEKGYVRINIVDPLEDLDELAEQLKRKYKLDTVHVCYSPVNEYKEIQKHISKRAADYLHEIVQDSDIIGVTWGTTMYSVARQLEQKQVRGVEVVQLKGGVSHSHVNTYAAETVNLFAEAYHTSARYLPLPVIFDNIEVKRMVEEDRHIQRIIELGRQANIAMFTVGTVKEDALLFRLGYFNKEEQQLLQRTGVGDICSRFFDKDGNICSPAINDRTVGIDLPDLRKKEKSILVTGGQRKIEAIEAALVGKYANILVTDQFTAQALLNET